In Cryptomeria japonica chromosome 10, Sugi_1.0, whole genome shotgun sequence, a genomic segment contains:
- the LOC131048225 gene encoding UDP glycosyltransferase 9-like, translating into MVVSGIPNKHELVNYVPCMPSLSSANLPWLIGSRADREFRFQFWLRSISRFRQLRWVLCNSFNALEHSIITTFPKEAGICPVGPFLPQQKKMKEKMEKDGCLQWLDKQALGSVIYVSFGSSIVLKEKQVEEVALALEKSGRPFLWVVRGIEKFLSAEYLERNGERKYILSWAPQMSVLLHRSVGCFVTHCGWNSTVESITAGVPMICWPCVADQFLNCAYVVDNIWKIGLALSANDEGIVEKVEIEECLRRIMATEEGTEIRRRAHKLKECAVNATSRSSSIKFTAFLNAMKTSEGG; encoded by the coding sequence ATGGTTGTTTCAGGCATTCCAAACAAACATGAACTGGTGAATTATGTTCCATGTATGCCAAGTCTATCCTCGGCGAACCTTCCATGGCTGATTGGAAGCCGAGCAGACAGAGAATTTCGTTTCCAGTTCTGGCTTCGCAGCATCTCCAGATTCCGCCAGCTCAGATGGGTTCTCTGCAACTCTTTCAACGCTCTCGAGCATTCCATAATCACCACATTTCCCAAAGAGGCAGGCATTTGCCCAGTAGGCCCTTTCCTCCCACAgcagaagaaaatgaaagaaaaaatggAGAAAGATGGGTGCTTACAATGGCTAGACAAACAAGCTTTGGGGAGCGTAATATACGTATCCTTTGGGAGCAGCATAGTATTGAAAGAGAAACAAGTAGAGGAAGTAGCTTTGGCTCTAGAGAAGAGTGGAAGACCATTTCTATGGGTTGTGCGCGGAATAGAGAAGTTTCTTTCTGCAGAATATTTGGAGCGAAATGGAGAAAGAAAGTATATTCTTTCATGGGCTCCACAGATGAGCGTGCTATTACACAGGAGTGTGGGGTGCTTCGTGACGCACTGTGGATGGAACTCGACGGTGGAGAGCATAACGGCGGGCGTGCCCATGATTTGCTGGCCTTGCGTTGCAGATCAATTTCTTAATTGTGCTTATGTTGTTGATAATATTTGGAAGATTGGGTTGGCTTTAAGTGCAAATGACGAAGGAATTGTGGAAAAAGTTGAGATTGAGGAGTGCTTACGAAGAATAATGGCGACAGAGGAGGGGACTGAGATTAGGAGGAGGGCCCACAAGCTCAAGGAGTGCGCCGTGAATGCAACATCAAGATCTTCGTCCATTAAATTTACTGCTTTTTTAAATGCCATGAAAACGAGTGAGGGAGGATGA